In the Brassica napus cultivar Da-Ae chromosome A7, Da-Ae, whole genome shotgun sequence genome, one interval contains:
- the LOC106353998 gene encoding protein indeterminate-domain 14-like — protein MINYERSKNTKNINHHRNPPSSSSSDLLPDGNGAAVTQKRKRRPAGTPDPEAEVVALSPRTLLESDRYVCEICNQGFQRDQNLQMHRRRHKVPWKLLKRETTEEVKKRVYVCPEPTCLHHNPCHALGDLVGIKKHFRRKHSNHKQWICERCSKGYAVQSDYKAHLKTCGTRGHSCDCGRVFSRVESFIEHQDHCTMRRSQPSGHRLQQQQQHTANATQTASVAKNVDLSVGPVLPGHPLLRQAPPSGQQTSDFLYPFVGSCATTGSSIELQLLPSRASADETSLSLSIGMEPTTSSYEKGETSLLLGQREEAKRQIEIAEMEFAEAKRIRQHAKAELHKAQLYREEASRRISATMMQITCHNCKKHFQAVAASAPPPILPQPPCTDESTSLAVSYVSSATTEGEKASDRASS, from the exons ATGATAAATTACGAGAGAagcaagaacaccaagaacatcAACCATCATCGGAatcctccttcttcatcttcctctgaTCTTCTTCCCGACGGTAATGGAGCCGCCGTGACCCAAAAGAGGAAAAGACGACCTGCCGGGACGCCAG ATCCGGAGGCTGAGGTGGTAGCTTTATCTCCAAGAACACTACTAGAATCAGATCGGTACGTGTGTGAGATCTGTAATCAAGGGTTTCAGAGAGACCAGAATCTACAGATGCACAGGAGAAGACATAAAGTTCCATGGAAGCTTTTAAAGAGAGAGACCACCGAGGAAGTGAAGAAGAGAGTCTACGTTTGTCCAGAGCCGACATGTCTCCACCACAACCCTTGTCACGCCCTCGGAGATCTCGTGGGTATCAAGAAACACTTTCGAAGGAAACACAGTAACCATAAGCAGTGGATATGTGAGAGATGCTCAAAAGGCTACGCTGTTCAATCTGATTACAAAGCCCATCTCAAAACGTGTGGCACTCGCGGCCATTCCTGCGATTGCGGCCGCGTTTTCTCCAG AGTAGAGAGTTTCATAGAGCACCAAGACCATTGCACCATGCGCCGATCACAACCCTCCGGCCACCGTTtacaacaacagcaacaacatACCGCAAACGCTACACAAACTGCTTCAGTCGCCAAAAACGTTGACCTCTCCGTTGGTCCTGTATTGCCAGGACATCCTTTGCTAAGACAAGCTCCACCGTCCGGTCAACAAACATCCGATTTTCTCTATCCTTTCGTTGGCTCATGCGCTACTACTGGTAGTAGCATCGAGCTTCAGCTACTCCCATCGCGGGCTAGTGCTGATGAGACAAGCCTTAGTTTGTCGATAGGGATGGAGCCGACAACGTCAAGCTACGAGAAGGGGGAGACGAGCTTACTATTGGGACAAAGAGAGGAAGCCAAAAGGCAAATAGAGATTGCGGAAATGGAGTTTGCTGAAGCCAAGAGAATAAGGCAACATGCAAAAGCTGAGCTTCATAAAGCTCAGCTTTATAGAGAAGAAGCAAGTCGGAGGATTAGTGCAACGATGATGCAAATCACTTGCCATAACTGCAAGAAACACTTTCAAGCTGTTGCTGCTTCGGCTCCTCCTCCTATTCTTCCACAACCGCC